A genomic window from Sulfurospirillum multivorans DSM 12446 includes:
- the dapA gene encoding 4-hydroxy-tetrahydrodipicolinate synthase has protein sequence MQQALLGAMTALITPFKNGKLDEVQYAKLIERQIKNGIDVVVPVGTTGESATLDHDEHRRCIEIAVDVCSHSDVKVLAGAGSNATHEAIGLAKFAQAHGAHGILSVTPYYNKPTQEGLFQHYKAISGSVDIPVLLYNVPGRTGCDLLPDTIFRLFEACPNIYGVKEATGSIDRCVDLLAHQPKLSVFSGEDAINYPILSNGGSGVISVTSNILPDQIAELTHLALKGDFHGAKAINDSLYEINKTLFCESNPIPIKAAMYIAGLLESLEYRLPLCAPSNENMKRIENTLKKYTIKGF, from the coding sequence ATGCAACAGGCGTTACTAGGAGCGATGACCGCGCTTATCACTCCGTTTAAAAATGGAAAACTCGATGAAGTTCAATACGCAAAACTGATAGAAAGACAGATTAAAAATGGCATCGACGTTGTTGTTCCTGTAGGAACGACTGGAGAGAGTGCAACACTGGATCATGACGAACACCGTCGCTGTATCGAAATAGCCGTTGATGTCTGTTCACACAGCGATGTTAAAGTGCTCGCAGGGGCTGGAAGCAATGCAACGCATGAAGCGATTGGTTTGGCAAAATTTGCCCAAGCCCATGGCGCACACGGCATTCTCTCCGTCACACCATACTATAATAAACCAACGCAAGAGGGGCTGTTTCAGCACTACAAAGCGATTTCGGGTTCTGTAGATATTCCTGTGCTGTTGTACAATGTTCCAGGACGAACAGGGTGTGATTTACTTCCCGATACCATCTTTAGACTTTTTGAAGCCTGCCCCAATATTTACGGGGTAAAAGAAGCCACAGGTTCGATTGATCGTTGTGTTGATTTGCTCGCACACCAACCCAAACTTTCCGTTTTTAGCGGTGAAGATGCGATTAACTACCCTATTCTCTCCAATGGTGGATCAGGCGTTATTTCAGTTACGTCCAATATCTTGCCTGACCAAATTGCAGAGCTCACGCATTTAGCACTCAAAGGTGATTTTCATGGTGCAAAAGCCATCAATGACTCACTCTATGAGATCAATAAAACACTTTTTTGTGAGAGTAACCCTATTCCGATTAAAGCGGCGATGTACATTGCAGGATTATTGGAGAGCTTAGAGTACCGCTTACCCCTGTGCGCACCGAGTAATGAGAACATGAAACGTATTGAAAATACGCTCAAAAAATATACGATCAAAGGATTTTAA
- a CDS encoding M16 family metallopeptidase, with translation MANSLPEHFTKTLENGLQIVVIPMHNKSDVITTDIFYKVGSGNEIMGKSGIAHMLEHLNFKSTKNLKTGEFDEIVKGFGGVNNASTGFDFTHYYIKSSSKNLPKSLELFAELMQNLKLSDEEFQPERNVVLEERLWRTDNSPIGYLYFRLFNNAFTYHPYHWTPIGFKDDIKNWSIEDIRSFHAKYYQPSNAIVVVAGDIEPEEVFSNVTKYFGEIKNATSVPAAHHQVEPQQDGAKRLLIKKESEVEMVAIAYKIPNFAHKDQVALSALSELLSSGKSSKLHRILVDEKKLVNQIYGYAMEAKDPSVFLFLAVCNPGVKAESVEVEILNIIESLKKGDVSDRDIEKIKINTRADFIHNLESSSELATLFGSYYAKGNISPLLTYEEGINALKKEDIIKAVTTYLVPQSSTTVILRKDY, from the coding sequence ATGGCTAATTCACTTCCTGAGCACTTTACCAAAACCTTGGAGAATGGTCTACAAATCGTTGTCATTCCCATGCACAATAAAAGTGATGTCATCACAACAGACATTTTTTACAAAGTCGGCAGTGGTAATGAAATTATGGGAAAAAGCGGCATTGCTCACATGCTGGAGCATCTCAATTTTAAATCCACCAAAAACCTCAAAACGGGTGAATTTGACGAAATTGTCAAAGGCTTTGGAGGGGTGAATAACGCCTCTACAGGGTTTGATTTTACACACTACTACATCAAAAGTTCCTCCAAGAATTTGCCAAAATCGTTGGAACTTTTTGCAGAACTGATGCAAAATCTCAAACTCTCCGATGAAGAGTTTCAACCAGAGCGCAATGTGGTACTCGAAGAGCGCCTTTGGAGAACCGATAACTCTCCGATTGGGTATCTCTACTTCAGACTTTTTAATAACGCATTTACCTATCATCCGTATCACTGGACACCAATTGGGTTTAAAGACGACATTAAAAACTGGAGCATTGAAGACATTCGTAGTTTTCACGCTAAGTATTATCAACCCTCAAATGCTATCGTTGTTGTAGCAGGCGACATTGAACCTGAAGAGGTTTTTAGCAACGTTACCAAATACTTTGGTGAGATTAAAAACGCGACTTCTGTTCCAGCAGCGCATCATCAAGTCGAGCCACAGCAAGATGGCGCAAAACGTCTGCTCATTAAAAAAGAGAGCGAAGTGGAAATGGTGGCAATCGCCTACAAAATCCCTAACTTTGCACACAAAGATCAAGTCGCATTATCTGCTTTAAGCGAACTTCTAAGCAGTGGAAAGAGCAGTAAACTTCACCGAATTTTGGTTGATGAAAAAAAACTGGTCAATCAAATCTATGGTTATGCGATGGAAGCCAAAGACCCTTCTGTCTTCTTGTTTTTAGCCGTTTGTAACCCTGGTGTGAAAGCGGAGAGCGTTGAAGTAGAGATTTTAAACATCATTGAAAGCCTTAAAAAAGGCGATGTGAGTGATCGCGATATTGAAAAGATTAAGATCAACACACGAGCCGATTTCATACACAATTTAGAGAGTTCAAGCGAGCTTGCAACGTTGTTTGGCTCATATTATGCCAAGGGGAACATCTCCCCATTATTAACCTATGAAGAAGGCATCAATGCGCTGAAAAAAGAGGATATTATCAAAGCTGTCACGACCTATTTGGTTCCACAATCATCCACAACTGTGATATTAAGAAAGGATTACTAA
- a CDS encoding quinone-dependent dihydroorotate dehydrogenase, giving the protein MVDYFGLMKKCMFNFSPENAHHIAEFFFKQGANLTPFILTPLAEHFLIHDKRLEQQLFGKTFLNPLGLGAGFDKNATMIKMLTALGFGHIEYGTITPEPQSGNAQPRLFRFVEQESIQNAMGFNNEGMYKVGKRLETLYPFATPLGANIGKNKITTAENALKDYEKLIQRFKDLSDYLVINISSPNTPGLRDLQNEQFIKDLFVMAKELTCKPVLLKIAPDLAMDDALHVSSTALENGAAGIVATNTTIDYSLLPNAKDFGGISGKVLCEKSFAMFEALAKEFYGKTTLISVGGIDSADEAYRRLKAGASLIQVYSAFIFKGPSLNRAINLGILERMDRDGFTHINEVIGSDRR; this is encoded by the coding sequence ATGGTTGATTATTTTGGTTTGATGAAAAAATGTATGTTTAACTTCTCGCCAGAGAATGCACACCATATCGCAGAATTTTTCTTTAAACAGGGTGCTAATTTAACACCTTTTATCCTTACACCTTTAGCAGAGCACTTTCTCATCCACGATAAACGCCTTGAACAGCAGCTTTTTGGTAAAACCTTTCTCAATCCTTTGGGTCTCGGTGCTGGTTTTGATAAAAATGCCACGATGATTAAAATGCTCACTGCCCTTGGATTTGGACATATCGAGTATGGCACGATTACGCCTGAGCCACAAAGCGGTAATGCACAACCACGCCTGTTTCGTTTTGTCGAGCAAGAGTCCATCCAAAATGCGATGGGGTTTAACAATGAAGGCATGTACAAGGTCGGCAAACGACTGGAAACCCTCTACCCTTTTGCAACGCCTTTGGGTGCGAACATTGGAAAAAACAAAATAACAACGGCAGAAAATGCGCTTAAAGATTACGAAAAGTTGATTCAGCGTTTTAAAGATTTGAGCGATTATTTGGTCATCAATATCTCTTCGCCTAATACCCCAGGTCTTAGAGATTTGCAAAATGAGCAGTTTATTAAAGATCTTTTTGTAATGGCAAAAGAGCTTACATGTAAACCTGTTTTACTTAAAATTGCGCCTGATCTTGCGATGGATGATGCTTTACATGTAAGCTCAACTGCGCTTGAAAATGGTGCTGCGGGTATCGTGGCAACGAATACAACGATTGACTACTCCTTGCTTCCCAACGCCAAAGATTTTGGTGGCATTAGTGGTAAAGTGTTGTGTGAGAAAAGTTTTGCGATGTTTGAAGCACTCGCTAAAGAGTTTTACGGTAAAACAACCCTCATTTCCGTCGGTGGCATTGATTCAGCCGATGAAGCGTACCGAAGGCTTAAAGCGGGAGCGAGTTTGATCCAAGTCTATTCAGCCTTCATTTTCAAAGGACCTTCGCTCAATCGAGCGATCAATTTAGGCATTTTAGAGCGTATGGACAGAGATGGATTTACGCATATTAACGAAGTTATAGGAAGCGACAGGAGATGA
- a CDS encoding ABC transporter ATP-binding protein, giving the protein MLSIKGVLARFFPFFKDYIPYFLLAILGMVLSSGGTAYSAYLVKPLLDEIFIAKDKEMLQLLPYAIIAVYATKEAGRYMQVYFTAYIGQDIIKRFRENILENLLKLDLTFFHEYRTGELISRNTNDVERVRTVVSNLIPEFLRETLTIFGLVGVVIYQSPELAFYALIIMPLAIYPLSKLSKRMKKVSRASQEKVSDITAKLSEIFNNIEIIQANNAQGYEHSLFKKDNERYFKLTMKSVKVNELVSPIMETLGSIGVAVVIIVGGNEVIDGTMSVGSFFSFLTALFMLYTPIKKISGLYNKMQDAIVASERIFFLLDQIPSITDGKEEIPSKIETITFENVSLSYGEKQALKEVTLEAKSGEMIALIGDSGGGKSSLMNMLMRFYDPSEGSICINGKNLKTFTLHNLRHNIAMVTQRVYIFHDTIAANVAYGKEVDEANVIDALQKANAYEFVQNLPLGIHTHLDEFGTNLSGGQRQRIAIARAIYTNPQVLILDEATSALDSHSEQKITEAIEYLIKDKITFVIAHRLSTIKKADKIVLLKHGKISAIGSDEELLNSSKEYLNLKGLQH; this is encoded by the coding sequence ATGCTCAGTATTAAAGGTGTTCTCGCACGGTTTTTTCCTTTTTTTAAAGACTATATTCCCTACTTTCTTTTAGCCATTTTAGGCATGGTGCTTTCCAGTGGTGGAACGGCGTATTCGGCGTATTTGGTGAAGCCTCTGTTAGATGAAATTTTCATCGCCAAAGATAAAGAGATGCTGCAACTCTTACCCTATGCGATCATCGCCGTTTACGCAACCAAAGAGGCGGGGCGTTATATGCAAGTTTACTTTACGGCGTATATTGGGCAAGATATTATCAAACGTTTTCGTGAAAACATTTTAGAAAATCTTTTAAAACTCGACCTCACGTTTTTTCATGAGTACCGAACGGGCGAGCTTATCAGTCGTAATACCAATGATGTTGAGCGTGTTAGAACCGTCGTTTCCAATCTTATTCCTGAATTTTTACGCGAGACATTGACTATTTTTGGGCTTGTGGGCGTTGTCATTTATCAAAGCCCTGAGCTTGCTTTTTATGCGTTGATTATCATGCCGTTGGCTATTTATCCGCTCAGCAAACTTTCAAAACGCATGAAAAAAGTTTCACGCGCTTCCCAAGAAAAAGTCTCAGACATTACCGCAAAACTGAGTGAAATTTTCAACAATATTGAAATCATTCAAGCCAATAATGCCCAAGGCTACGAACATTCACTCTTTAAAAAAGACAACGAACGCTATTTTAAACTTACAATGAAATCGGTTAAAGTCAATGAACTCGTCAGCCCCATTATGGAGACACTAGGCTCCATTGGTGTTGCAGTTGTCATTATCGTTGGTGGCAATGAAGTCATCGATGGTACGATGAGTGTGGGCTCCTTTTTCTCCTTTTTAACGGCTCTTTTTATGCTCTACACCCCTATCAAAAAGATCTCAGGGCTTTACAATAAGATGCAAGATGCCATTGTGGCAAGCGAGCGCATTTTCTTCTTGTTGGATCAAATCCCTTCTATTACCGATGGGAAAGAAGAAATTCCTTCCAAAATTGAGACCATCACCTTTGAGAATGTTTCGCTCTCATACGGCGAAAAACAGGCTTTAAAAGAGGTAACACTTGAGGCAAAATCGGGCGAAATGATCGCACTCATTGGTGATAGCGGTGGCGGAAAGAGTTCGCTTATGAACATGCTGATGCGCTTTTACGACCCGAGCGAGGGGAGTATTTGCATTAATGGAAAGAATCTTAAAACATTCACGTTGCACAATCTTCGCCATAATATTGCGATGGTCACACAGCGCGTTTACATTTTTCACGACACCATTGCAGCGAACGTGGCGTATGGCAAAGAGGTTGATGAAGCCAACGTCATTGATGCGCTTCAAAAAGCCAATGCGTACGAGTTTGTACAAAATCTGCCGCTGGGAATTCATACCCATTTGGATGAATTTGGCACCAATCTCTCAGGCGGTCAACGCCAGCGCATCGCCATTGCACGCGCCATTTACACCAATCCTCAAGTGCTTATTTTGGATGAAGCCACCTCGGCACTTGATTCACACAGTGAGCAAAAAATCACCGAAGCGATTGAATATCTGATTAAAGACAAGATTACCTTTGTGATCGCGCACCGTTTGAGCACGATTAAAAAAGCAGATAAAATTGTCCTGCTCAAGCACGGTAAAATTTCTGCCATTGGCAGCGACGAAGAGCTCTTAAACAGCTCCAAAGAGTACCTCAATCTAAAAGGTCTGCAACACTAA
- the cysS gene encoding cysteine--tRNA ligase, with product MFIYDSVQKKKVPFIPLKENEVKIYVCGPTVYDDAHLGHARSAIAFDLLRRVFTALGYTVTFVKNFTDIDDKIIHKMKESGKSLEEITSFYIERYKNEMHALHVNDADIEPKATESVAEIISFVTSMLDKEVAYATSDGIYFDTAKDAKYLSLSHRILEDDASQSRVKQKEEKKDQKDFALWKFSKANEPSYPAPFGVGRPGWHIECSAMIEKHLASSGDFQIDIHAGGADLLFPHHENEAAQTRCKSGQELAKYWMHNGFVTISGEKMSKSLGNSFFLKDALTIYSGEVLRFYLLATHYRANFNFAEEDLLNTKKRLDKLYRLKKRVFESTPSEVLMSFKEAMLESLSDDLNISKALASLDEMISSANETLDTNPKDKVLKATTHANLQWIESLLGIGLYNPYMYFQIGVSEAEKEEIEALIEQRTVAKKAKDFAKADEIRTLLEAKAIQLMDTAQGTQWEKVN from the coding sequence ATGTTTATATATGATTCGGTACAGAAGAAAAAGGTACCGTTTATTCCCCTTAAAGAAAACGAAGTTAAAATCTATGTCTGCGGACCAACGGTCTATGATGATGCGCACTTAGGACATGCTAGAAGTGCGATTGCCTTTGATCTTTTGCGTCGCGTGTTTACAGCACTAGGGTATACCGTCACGTTTGTTAAAAACTTCACCGACATTGATGATAAAATTATTCATAAAATGAAAGAGAGTGGTAAATCACTCGAAGAGATCACCTCCTTTTACATTGAGCGTTATAAAAACGAGATGCACGCTTTACATGTAAACGATGCCGACATTGAGCCAAAGGCGACGGAGAGCGTTGCGGAAATCATTTCGTTTGTCACCTCAATGCTGGATAAAGAAGTCGCGTATGCAACCAGTGATGGTATCTATTTTGATACGGCAAAAGATGCTAAGTACCTCTCCTTAAGCCACCGAATCCTTGAAGATGATGCCTCCCAATCACGGGTAAAACAAAAAGAGGAGAAAAAAGACCAAAAAGATTTTGCACTGTGGAAATTCTCCAAAGCCAATGAACCAAGCTACCCTGCTCCTTTTGGTGTGGGACGTCCTGGCTGGCACATTGAATGTTCAGCGATGATTGAAAAACACCTTGCTAGCAGTGGTGATTTTCAGATCGATATTCACGCAGGAGGCGCAGATCTCCTCTTTCCTCACCATGAAAATGAAGCGGCGCAAACGAGGTGCAAAAGTGGTCAAGAATTGGCAAAATACTGGATGCACAATGGCTTTGTAACGATTAGCGGTGAGAAGATGAGCAAGTCTCTTGGCAATAGCTTCTTTCTCAAAGATGCCTTAACGATTTACAGCGGCGAAGTGCTTCGTTTTTACCTGCTTGCAACGCATTACAGGGCTAATTTCAACTTTGCAGAAGAGGATCTTCTCAACACAAAAAAACGTCTTGATAAACTCTACCGTCTCAAAAAACGAGTCTTTGAAAGCACGCCAAGTGAAGTTTTGATGAGTTTCAAAGAGGCAATGCTTGAATCTTTGAGCGATGATCTCAACATCTCAAAAGCCTTAGCAAGTTTGGATGAGATGATCTCCTCAGCCAATGAAACGCTTGATACCAATCCCAAAGACAAAGTGCTCAAAGCCACAACCCATGCCAATTTACAGTGGATCGAATCCCTTTTGGGCATTGGACTGTACAATCCTTACATGTATTTTCAAATTGGGGTGAGTGAGGCCGAAAAAGAGGAGATTGAAGCATTGATCGAACAGCGCACTGTTGCTAAAAAAGCGAAAGATTTTGCCAAAGCGGATGAGATTCGCACGCTTTTGGAAGCCAAAGCGATTCAACTCATGGACACAGCACAAGGAACACAATGGGAAAAGGTCAACTAA
- the murJ gene encoding murein biosynthesis integral membrane protein MurJ has translation MLIKSFFTNSIGTLVSRIFGFIRDMLSASILGANIYSDIFFVAFKFPNLFRRIFAEGAFTQSFIPSFIKSPRKALFTYTIFSRFLLFLIIFSLIVTIFSEFFAKMIAFGFDDETVALSAPFVAINFYYLPLIFCVTLFGSLLQYKHHFAVTAFSTALLNIGMIAALLLFQNYDRKTIVYALSYGVLVGGLLQVIAHLLALKKDRFFKFLALGFKYRHKKDAALEESRKSFNRSFWHSVIGNSTPQIVSFVDTTLASFLVTGSISYLYYGNRIFQLPLALFAIALTTGLFPRMTRLLKADKEEEASNLLSQGFWLLAFLLTTSTLGGFMLSDEIVWLLFEHGSFSKQDTANTGFVLGMYMIGLIPFGFSKLFSLWLYARMRQKEAAIIAMYALAANLIFSFSLIKPMGAAGLALAGSLSAFVLLFFTLRSFGLAKFFAILYSKKTLILVALLLVEWGILRYAKELIHVYI, from the coding sequence ATGCTTATAAAATCATTTTTCACAAACAGTATCGGAACACTGGTCTCACGTATCTTTGGATTTATCCGAGATATGCTGAGTGCTTCTATTTTAGGGGCTAATATTTACAGCGACATTTTCTTTGTTGCCTTTAAATTTCCCAATCTTTTTCGTCGTATTTTCGCCGAAGGTGCGTTTACACAAAGTTTTATTCCCAGTTTTATCAAATCACCGCGCAAGGCACTTTTTACCTATACCATTTTTTCACGATTTTTACTTTTCCTCATTATCTTCTCATTAATTGTCACAATTTTTAGTGAATTTTTTGCCAAAATGATTGCCTTTGGTTTTGATGATGAAACCGTAGCACTTTCCGCCCCTTTTGTTGCAATTAACTTTTATTATCTGCCGCTCATTTTTTGTGTCACGCTTTTTGGATCATTGCTGCAGTACAAACACCATTTTGCGGTCACGGCTTTTTCAACAGCACTGCTGAACATTGGCATGATAGCAGCACTGCTTTTATTTCAAAATTATGACCGTAAAACAATTGTGTATGCTTTAAGTTACGGTGTTTTAGTCGGTGGACTTTTGCAAGTCATCGCACATCTTTTGGCGCTTAAAAAAGATCGCTTTTTCAAATTTTTAGCCCTTGGGTTTAAGTACCGCCACAAAAAAGATGCGGCATTAGAAGAGAGTCGTAAAAGCTTTAACCGCTCCTTTTGGCACTCAGTTATTGGCAATTCAACACCGCAAATCGTCTCGTTTGTTGACACCACGCTGGCAAGTTTTCTCGTGACAGGTAGTATCAGCTATCTTTACTATGGGAACCGTATTTTTCAACTTCCGTTGGCTCTTTTTGCGATTGCGCTTACGACGGGACTTTTTCCTAGAATGACCCGCTTACTCAAAGCAGACAAAGAAGAAGAAGCTTCCAACCTTCTTTCTCAAGGTTTTTGGCTGTTAGCGTTTTTACTCACGACCTCCACATTGGGAGGCTTTATGCTCAGCGATGAAATCGTTTGGTTACTCTTTGAGCATGGCTCATTTTCAAAGCAAGATACCGCCAATACAGGGTTTGTGCTTGGGATGTACATGATCGGACTGATCCCTTTTGGGTTTTCTAAACTTTTTTCATTGTGGCTGTATGCGAGGATGCGCCAAAAAGAGGCGGCCATCATCGCGATGTACGCGCTTGCTGCCAATCTCATCTTCTCCTTTTCGCTGATCAAGCCCATGGGCGCCGCAGGACTAGCGCTTGCCGGTTCCTTGTCGGCGTTTGTTTTGCTCTTTTTTACCCTTCGCTCGTTTGGGCTAGCGAAGTTTTTTGCTATACTGTATAGTAAAAAAACACTTATATTAGTAGCGCTCCTTCTTGTGGAATGGGGCATTTTACGCTATGCAAAGGAACTTATTCATGTTTATATATGA
- a CDS encoding flagellar assembly protein A, which translates to MGLFDKIKGTHTDGANQNDGGTSEFKSIVIDTTNVIKEVKNVAIANHLKVTDLAFTLLRTTTYYSDEKSENNEMNEDELKLLHDDGFLLNPNLKLTQHYRIEIYKIEDQEDDHTSLPDITLSGNKSLTKIIAMVAKSNDVRFTPKLEEKMIEDIQIKKIKAGILVGIRDQNMYKEVKKIVANIRVNGIIDQNQTFVVCQGVDEVPCVNDDLIFHYKKKINAKSSDGKVDYSKRGFVLAVDKDECIIEYIKPQAGTPGRNCRGAFIPVKEPRKANDAPVLITPNLTKKESETSIKYIASRGGYVNFDKGTYDIQDQMEINEISFKSTGSIDASLGSNIKINIKEKDILKDAIGAGMSVETTEVHVDGNIGSGAKIKAKIAEIGGQTHQSSYIEADKIIIAVHRGEANGVDVEIDRLEGGKVVGDTVHVKHMIGGEIIAKIVKIDNLMSNAKITASEILEVTELKGTNNKFIIDPSVTKEFNELIESINKKIEKLEEELKAFPRQLSSKKEFIDKNKPMAEMVKEKIMELKRTGVEPPVTLFAKIKDFQEKVIDYNTFLQTFKDKKEELQEYREELNRVQNKVFSAKIINHSAWKEFNEVRFRLIYPPKDVTYNPKEREIAREITLKDMGTGEHRVMRSTEYSNK; encoded by the coding sequence TTGGGGCTATTTGACAAAATCAAGGGAACTCATACTGACGGGGCAAATCAAAATGATGGTGGAACCTCTGAATTTAAATCCATCGTTATCGACACCACAAATGTCATCAAAGAAGTTAAAAATGTTGCTATTGCGAACCATCTGAAAGTAACGGATCTTGCGTTTACGCTGCTTCGTACAACCACTTACTACAGTGATGAAAAGAGCGAAAACAATGAGATGAATGAAGATGAGCTCAAACTCTTGCACGATGATGGTTTTTTACTCAATCCCAATCTTAAACTCACACAACACTACCGCATCGAAATTTATAAAATTGAAGATCAAGAGGACGATCACACGTCACTTCCTGATATAACACTAAGCGGTAATAAAAGCCTTACCAAGATTATTGCTATGGTTGCGAAAAGCAATGATGTGCGATTTACCCCAAAACTTGAAGAGAAGATGATTGAAGATATTCAGATCAAAAAGATCAAAGCGGGTATTTTGGTAGGCATTCGTGACCAGAACATGTACAAAGAGGTCAAAAAAATTGTTGCCAATATTCGCGTTAATGGCATCATTGATCAAAATCAGACCTTTGTTGTGTGTCAAGGTGTGGATGAAGTACCGTGTGTGAATGACGATCTGATCTTTCATTATAAAAAGAAAATTAATGCGAAAAGCAGCGATGGAAAAGTAGACTATTCCAAGCGAGGGTTCGTTTTAGCAGTGGACAAAGATGAGTGTATTATTGAGTACATTAAACCGCAAGCTGGTACCCCTGGGCGCAATTGTAGGGGTGCTTTTATTCCTGTGAAAGAGCCTCGAAAAGCCAATGATGCCCCTGTCTTGATCACCCCTAATTTGACGAAAAAAGAGAGCGAAACGAGCATCAAATACATCGCCAGTCGTGGTGGTTATGTCAATTTTGACAAAGGTACCTACGATATTCAAGATCAGATGGAGATTAACGAGATTAGCTTTAAATCCACGGGATCTATCGATGCAAGCTTGGGCTCAAACATCAAGATCAACATCAAAGAAAAAGACATTTTAAAAGATGCCATTGGTGCGGGAATGAGTGTGGAGACCACTGAAGTGCATGTGGACGGTAACATCGGAAGTGGCGCTAAAATTAAAGCCAAAATCGCTGAAATTGGTGGGCAAACCCATCAAAGCTCTTACATTGAAGCCGATAAAATCATCATCGCAGTTCACCGTGGTGAAGCCAATGGTGTTGATGTTGAAATTGACCGCTTAGAAGGCGGGAAAGTAGTTGGCGATACCGTACATGTAAAACATATGATCGGTGGTGAAATCATCGCCAAAATTGTCAAAATCGACAATCTTATGTCTAACGCTAAAATAACGGCTTCGGAAATTTTAGAAGTGACGGAGCTTAAGGGAACCAATAACAAATTTATCATTGATCCAAGTGTGACTAAAGAGTTTAATGAGCTCATTGAGTCGATCAATAAAAAGATCGAAAAGCTTGAAGAAGAGCTCAAAGCATTTCCAAGGCAGCTCAGTTCTAAAAAAGAGTTTATTGATAAAAATAAACCAATGGCAGAGATGGTCAAAGAGAAGATTATGGAGCTTAAGCGAACCGGCGTTGAGCCTCCTGTGACACTTTTTGCTAAGATCAAAGATTTTCAAGAAAAAGTGATTGATTACAACACCTTTTTACAAACGTTTAAAGATAAAAAAGAGGAGTTGCAAGAGTACCGAGAAGAGCTCAATCGCGTTCAAAATAAGGTATTCTCCGCCAAAATCATCAACCATTCGGCGTGGAAAGAGTTTAATGAAGTACGCTTTAGACTGATTTATCCGCCAAAAGATGTCACGTACAACCCTAAAGAGCGGGAAATCGCACGTGAAATTACGCTTAAAGATATGGGAACGGGTGAACACAGAGTGATGCGTTCAACGGAGTACAGCAACAAATGA
- the ruvA gene encoding Holliday junction branch migration protein RuvA translates to MIVGIEGHVVKKEVTFVHIKTASGLTYKVFVSLVCIGKITTDVIALHVSQIIREDQHSLYGFIDENEKKVFDTLIKLNGIGPSTALAVCSTLSPDDFAQALVSQNVQAFQKVPGIGPKSAKRILVELSDFSLQLNYDDHSSGSMIEASLALESLGFKKEMIKKVLSTCQGVDTQTLIKEALRKLS, encoded by the coding sequence ATGATAGTAGGAATTGAAGGACACGTCGTTAAAAAAGAGGTGACGTTTGTTCATATTAAAACAGCCTCAGGACTGACCTATAAAGTCTTTGTCTCCTTGGTCTGCATTGGAAAGATTACCACCGATGTGATAGCGTTACATGTAAGCCAAATTATCCGCGAAGATCAGCACAGTTTGTACGGATTTATCGATGAAAATGAGAAAAAAGTGTTTGATACATTGATTAAACTCAATGGCATTGGCCCTTCAACGGCTTTGGCGGTTTGCTCCACTTTAAGTCCTGATGATTTTGCGCAAGCCTTGGTGAGTCAAAATGTGCAAGCCTTTCAAAAGGTTCCGGGCATTGGCCCTAAAAGTGCCAAGCGTATCTTAGTGGAACTCAGTGATTTTTCATTGCAATTAAACTATGATGATCACAGCTCTGGAAGCATGATCGAAGCCTCTTTGGCACTTGAAAGCCTTGGATTTAAGAAAGAGATGATTAAAAAAGTCCTGAGCACCTGTCAGGGAGTTGATACCCAAACACTGATCAAAGAAGCTCTTAGAAAGCTTAGTTAA